The nucleotide sequence ACGGGGAACAGCATGGCTTACAGATCAAGGATGGTGCTGAACTGCGCACAGCAGCCATCAAAGCAGCACAGCTTAAGGATAGTCAAAAATCCTTTCCAGAACCATTTATTCATGGGCACAGGGTTCATTATGAAGGAGCTAGTGCAGATTAGAGGTAGGTGCCAAGAAACATTTAACACTTTGCAGAAAGGGGTAATTCAGCTGCACCATGGAATAGCAAGGAGAAACCAGGTCTGCTCCACTCGCGTTCTCACGACCctcactgcctgcagcaggatTGCTCTGGAGCCCTCCTGAAAATAATAACTCCTCTCTCCAGCTTGGGGAaccttggggacaccttggggaaGCTACTTTAGAAACAAATATTTGATCCAGTTTCACAGGCATGACACAATGTGAAGGTGTAAGACTGGCAGGGATCAGAGCACGGATGCACTGAGCCAAGTAGAAGCAGCTCAgtctcccagcagcacaggctccaCAACTTGGCTGGCAATTAGGTTGGGCTTCCTGGAATTTTCATCTTAAAAAGAGAGGTTGATCCAGACAGATAACACAAAGCCACCAGGACATGGAATCTGCAAAGAAATGGAGTCAGGCTGCTTCCTGGCCACATTACTCTATTGGCACTATTGTAAATAGTGGTTAACGAATCTCCCAGGGGGCCTGACCCTCCCCTTCTGCTAAGGATCAGATATGCTGTGTATCAATGCACACTTAgctatttcaatttaaaaaatataatagaaTCAGTGGTGCTTAAAATGTACTTGTTAATGGCACCAGTGCgatttcattttactttaatATAAACCATCTGCTCAGAgcagacagcagctgcagctctgctgcactcaGGTGTCCACACAGGAGGGTGTCTCTGAGCTGCCACAGAGGATCCTGTGTATACCACCAGGTGTGGGCTCTACCTAGCCCCAGGGGTTACCTTGTCCTCAGGCTAAGAGCTGACCATTATGGCCAAAGACCTCTGCAGGGCTCTCAGGgctctctgttttctctccaccaggaagagcagaggcagTGACTGGTGAGGTGACCAGGGGGACTGGGCATTGAAACTGCCTTGACCTCACTACTGagatgagggagaggagggcaggCTGCTGAGGGCACCATCTGCTTCCTGATGGCTGTTCACAGACACATGAGATCCCAGTAAAAGGTGCACTGTCCCTCCggaaagaaggggaaagccaTGTGTCCCAGTGCCCTCCCTGAATGATGAAAGCAGGTCACTGCAGGTGGTGCCACCCAACAGCTCTAGTTCGGATCTCAAAATGACACCCATAAGAGCTCCCATGCAGCAAGCTCACTGCTGGTCTGGCTTGGATACAGGGCCTGCCAAAGGGATCCAGACAACACTGTTCTCCAGGCCTGTCCAACAGCTCACTGCTGTTCTTGAAGGCTAAAGTAATGAAGCACAGGCTTGGTGTGGGAGTAGGGTATCGCCTCAAGAGTCATCATTGCAATGCTGACCCTGGACAAGTGGAGAggaaggacagagggaagggTTTTTGAAAGGATCAGATGGCCTTCTCAAATTCTCTCCTTTTAGCTTCGTGACTCCAGAAAGCCctgtttgttaaaaataaattaaaagaacaagaaaagaaacaaagaaaagcagaaagaaaattgagAGAAGGAAACCTCCTCCCCTCCTACTCACGGGCTGAGGtattccctgggcagccctcaccgtccatcatccatccatcactacccaaaataaatacaagtttAGAGCAAAACCCATTAGAAAATAAAGTGCATCTGGATTTGaaaaacttctggaaaaaagggactttttttcctctttttttcttacaaaaaatattctttaaaaagaaaagaaaagaaaaaagaaagggagcaAGAGGACAGAGCATGTGGCTCTTGGCCTGGGGTCTACAGGGCTGTCCCGTTGGGGAGGGGGATCTTATATCCGCTCTTCAGCAGGGCAAGGCAGATGCAGAGACCCAGCAGGCCAGTCAGGagcacccccagcacagccttgaGGCAGGAAGTCCTGCTGCGGATGAAGGTGCCAGGCCCCATGatgctcagcagggctgtgctcacaGTTAACGTGTACAGGATGGAGACTCCCGTGTTGAGGGCCACAATCTTCCCAAACTTAGCGAAGGGGGCAATGATGCAAAAGAACAGTGGGACAGTGGCGATCATGGTGGTAACAGCACTCGAGACGATTGCCACACCCACATGCCGGACTGCTTCCATTGTCCTCCACTGTCGGCACACTGTGGGATCCTGGTGGAAAGAACAGCAGTGTTAGCAGAACCGGCACATGGAGCTACACTGATATTTTAGGCTTTGAGAGGGTGGCTTAGCTCACAGAATCCCTGTCCAGGACGAAGAGGCTGCCTGAGTGCATCTCAAACAGTTCATGCAGTCTCTGAGAACACTGAGCCAAGAGCCATAGGGTTAAAACCCAGCAGAGGCAAAGGCTGCTGGATTTTGTGCCTCCTTTCCACCATATCAGACTGATTGCTGGGCCTACACAACACAGGCACTGCAGGCAGACACTACACCTGGCAACAGAGATCCCAGGCTTTTGTGGTCTCCATCTTCCCAACGAGACAAAAGATGTTAACAAGCCCAGAGATGAGCTGGACGTCCAGCAAAGCAATTTTCAGAGGTTACACAATTAGTATGGAGCTGTTCCAGCACAGACTGTCTTCACTTGAACATGAAAAGGTGTTGCTTTGGCACAGCTGTGGCCAGCAAGAAAAGGGACAACCATGTGGGTTGGACCCCCATCTGAGTTTACTGTACTCAGGTACACAAGCTCACAGTCTGAGCAGTCAGCTGGACAAGCAGCAACTACCATATCCCAGGGATGCTCTGAGGGTGCCAGGACACATCCCCCCTTGCCTATCGTGCATCCTGCATCACAGTTGAGTGGCATGGGAGGGCACAAGAGGAATGAATGCAAGGCTGTAGGAAGAACAGAGCTCACCTCTGCCTGGTGGAGTGGCAGGTTCTCCCCTGCCAGCAGGTAGCCCTCCACCAAGTGCACGCAGTAATCAACAGAGGAGCCAACGAGGATGGAGAGGGAAATGGCTTCCACAGCTCCCATTTCCCAGCCAGACCAGTACATGATGGTCACCACAAGGCAGACAACCCCTGTGTGAGGAAGGTGTTGTCAGGCAAATGTAAAGGACTCTGGGACTGCTGTCCAAGCCTACTGATACAAGTCAGTCCCTGGGGAGTTTGGGATCATACCCCGCTGCCAGCCAGCCTGAGTCCTGTACACACTCCCCCTGCCACAGagaaaaacacttcctttgccttccctttgcACAGGGACCATTCCATAAGGTGATCAGACCTGCTGGGGCCAGTGGAACACCTAGTTAAATATCAGGCAAACTGACAGACTGATGTCAATCTAGACTAACTCTTGCTATATGAATCCAAGCCCAGACAAATGTCCATGTGTGCACACAAGCACCACAAGGAAGTGAGCCTGTTGTTTTGCTTGCTGAAGTTACACAGAGGCTGAGCACACTTTTTAGAAGTCAAGAGTACTGTTAGTTTTTGAGTCATATGTGGGAGAATAAGTGGTTTCAAAATGAtagatttgatttttaaactgAGAAGTTTAGCAACACACTTAGAGCACAATATCACCAAATCACCAGCCAGGGAGAGGAAACTATTTAAAATTTGCTTCGAATACTAAAAAACTGCTAAAATACTCAGTTTTTAACATCTCCCACTGCTTGGAAACAGCAGCCATGGCGCAGGTTCTTGGAAAGTAATGCAATTGTTATTCAGAGCATGTGGGACTTTAATCACATTATTACACATAACAGGTAGGGATGGCATTTGTGTAGCTAAACCCCTTATTTAAACAAATAGAAGGGATTGTGTAGATAAAACACACTGGGAATTAGACACACAAATCTACTTTCCCAATGAGGTTCCTGTGCATTTGTTGAGAGTTTCTTCTGATCACTTAGCTAGTCTGTTCTCCAGGACGGGCTTCTGGAAAGCCAAAAGGGTTTTACACAGAAGATGGGCAATTCAGTTCAAATCACCAGAGACTCAGCAGTGCCACAATCCACCAATTTCAGGAAAAGTGAAAGCCTGACACATTGGAATTGGTGTTTTTACCTAagatgctgagcagcactggcagcaggaggaggatgtgTGTGGTGAACACTGCCACGGCAGCCACACAGATGACCAGTGAGAGGACAAGACCATACAGGGCACTCTGCACTCCTGGAAGAAAACAGCCAGCTGATTTGAATCCTGGAAGGTGACAGCTGGGGTGAGAAAGGTACCATGTTCCTGCTGGCAACAAGGCAGGCAGGGACTCACGCTGGGGAAGATGAGAAGGGACGATGACAGTGGAAAGAAGGTGATAGGTTTCTTGAATCTAGCATCAGCAAGGCTGAGTCCTTTCCCTTACCTATTTCCTTGGGGTTTGCCTAATTTTGACAATACACATTGCTTAGGGCAGGAACAGGCTTTAGGAATTTGCACAGCAATGGCAAGGGACTGCAGATATAACCCATGCCCACCATACAGGATGGAGTGTGCTGTGGAGATGTATCAGAGAGCACGGAGAGAAACACAGCAGTCACTTGCCTATTATCTCCATGAAAATCTGCTTCCAGTGCTCACAGGTCTGGAAACCATGCCGGAGAGCAGAGCCCTCTGGGAAGAGTTGGAgttgctgctgcaggaatgtCTCCCATTTCAGATAGTCAGCATATGTCTGGAAGGACGATTTCCCCTTGTAGGTTGTCTGTAACAAGACAAACACATCACTTGTATCCTGCTCTTTGGGCAGGGTGTGCATGGCAAGGGAAAGGGCAGAACAAGCTAGCTCAAAGGGCAGTGCCAGGTAGAACTGACAGAGGCATTTGGGCAAATCTGCCACCAGCTTTTTGCCTGAGCTAATTGTGGTGTAAGCAGCCACTTCTACCAACTTGTGAGTGTAGGCATCTGTCTGCAACAAATGCTAATAAACACTAAATTATGGCTGCAAGTGAAAGTGGCCAGTGCAGAAAGAGCAGAGCTAAACACCCAGAAGTCACAAGATGAAACCGTCACCAGAATGGCAATGTCACTAGGTGATGCCATATGCTCACCGATTCGAAGGCCATGGAGATCCACTGCACCTTCCCATCCTTCACCCCCACTGCCCCATGAGAGAGCTGTCCAGGCAGCAGGTTTGGCTCAGGGATATTCTTGCACTCGGGGTGCAACATCTGCAGAAAGGAGGAGATGCTGTAacctgaagagaaagaaagagcaaggGATGGAGGGCAGAACAGGGAAAGGAAGCACACTGGAGCAAGGGAATGAAAAAACCTCAACCAACAACCCAAAATGGGAGCCTCAAGAGAGTAGCAGGTCCCATTtgtcagcagctgcttcccccTGCCATTCTGGTTTGCCAAAGTCTTTGAGGTCTCGGCAtcacagctctcagctgctgtAGCTTGAAAGGACACTCTGTGCCATCAGCATAGGACAGGACACTGCCACTGCTGTTTGTCCCCAGTTGTCAGGAAGCACCACAGAGAGCAAGTGCTAAGGGGTGTCTGCCTGGCCTGGCAGGGATTTGCTCCAGGCATGAAACTGGCTTTTGGCCTGAAGCCAATATACACTTCCTAGGTTCAGCTCCACAACTTTGTGACCTCTGAAGTTGGGAGAGACGGTCACTGGTCAGGTATGCAAAGCCAAAGAGACAGTGAGGAGCCTCACTGCAATGAGATCAGGTGTGATTTCATCGTTATTCAGGAGCTACTAAGAAGATATCTACTGAATCAAAAGATTGAATCTCAAGCAATATCCATGACTGGGAAGAACAAATACAATTCTGTTCTTATCCTTCTGGATTAAATCCCAAAGAATATACCCAGTGTCTTTGGCATTAAAGagaccatttttctttctttctgtcccaAAAAGCACAACCAATGACATGTTCTAGAAGGGTCAAGCTGCcttgggaagaaaaggagacagCAAGAAGCAGTCACCCTTTCTGGTTTGCTGTTGAGGACCCCAGCCCAAGCAAGCACAGGTAGGGCTGCAGAGGAGTTAGTCTAACCTACCCGAGGGCAGGCACTGAGCCCCTCCAGGCTTCACCAGCTCAGAGTTGCTGGCAATGGCTTTGCAGAGGTGGCACAGGTTGCCAATCTCTTTGAAGAGGTCAAAGCTGTCATCGTAGATAACGCTGCCCTTTCACAAGGAGACACAATGACAAGAGCACCACACGTGAGACATACACACAGCAACTGGCACTGCAGCTTCCTGCCCGCTCCACCGCCTGCATTTCTCACTGTCCCTTCAGAGCAAACAGGCAAAGGCTGATTCTGCACAGTACCCCCAAATCACAAGGCAGGAAGAACAGCAGAACGCTGAAGTGCATCAGCCAAGCTAAGCATAATTTTTTCTAGAGAAAGATTGTCATGTGTCAAGGTATCGGATCTGAGAGATAAACTGTTTCTAGAAAAGTCACGTTTAGTAACCTTTCCCTAGAGTaaccaatttttattttttgttaatacTTCATAACAAGATATATATTATAGAAAAATATCAGTTCTCTCAGTCTTGAATTTGTAGTGAGTTTTGTACTGAGCTCAAGATGGGTTTGTTTCTAAAATCCTCGGGAAAGCCAGATTTAGACTCAAAATTAGAAAGTTATATATTGCACTCAGAGGGATTTTCTGAAAAGTCTGAcatgtttttttcagtaaggACTTCCTGATCTCCATTATTTTGTCAATTTGCTAAAACAGAACTGTACTGGCTCATCACAATGCTACCACCTCTGCCCTTCCATCTGTCCAGACTGCTGGACCACCTTCGGCTGTGGATATTAACTAAACACCATCCAGAGAGCCTGTCCCTCACTCGCCAGCCCCGAGCATGCCTGGCCAGCATGCCAGACTACGTGTACCATGTCTCCAATGACGTGGTTGTCTGGGCGTCTTGTGCGATTAACGCCTCTGATTCCAAACACTACAAACACCATGGCTCCGGTGTCTACCAGCGGCCGCACTGCTGGCTTCCCACAGCCTGTGTTCATGCATGGATTAAATCCAGATGTGGCCGACAGCTTTGCTTTGGGTGCTGTTGTCAAATACAGAATAAAGGTTGGTTACATTAGATGGCAAAAAAAGTCTGATTCTCTGGACCTTGGCATGTTTGAACAGGGCCTCATCAGCTTACCTTTTTCACTGGGAACATACAGGATGCCTTTGTTGGGTCCGTCTGGGCTAGAGCTGAGCAGACAGCCTGGAGGTGCAACACACACTCGACCGTGGTAAGGCGGCTTGTGCGACTGGGCAAAATACAGTTTCCTGTGCAGCAAAGAAAGTTTGTTATGGGGGACCAGAGGTAGAGAAGATGAAGCGTCCAAAGTATTACATGGAAACAGACATTTGCAGGGACAGAAGGGAAAGGTGAACATCTGCAGACCTGTATCCCTAGCCACTGCATATTCTGTGCTACCCATTCAGTCCCTTAGTTCAGGTGGGTAAGGGCAAGAACCAGATCAGCAATGTCTTTCTGCCACCTAAAGAAGCCCCCAGTCACAGTCTCTCAAGCCTTTGGCATGTTAATGATGCTACAGGCCTGCAAAGTGACTGCAGCGATGGGGCATATATGCAGCAAAGCAAATTCTAGGGCCATGGATGTGACTGATTGAGAGCAGGACTAGCACTGGCCATTAGGCATCTCCCATCAGCgtctcagctgtgctgtttctgctgccttGTCCTGAGGGGGTTTTGGAAGGTTACCGTGTTCGCTGCTGCTCCTTGGAGGCCACGTAGAAACTGAAGTCGAACTTCCAGCCCTTCTTGGTGTCGCAGGACAAGGTGGTCATCATCCACTTCCTGGGGCTCATCTGCTTAAGCAGCCCTACTGTGGACACACAAGCTGTCAGCTTCCTGGTGAAGTTACCGAAAGGCACTCTATACACCTAAGCAATGGATTAATGAAAACAGACACTTAACTCCACAGGGTTGCAGTCTGTTGCACATTAGTATCAcactctcccctcctccctgagCATTGGCACAGCCACACAGAATGAGCACTGCAGGCAtagccccagccagcccccagcctgccccttcccagcaaTGTGTGTGAAGGGCACCCTTCCCCCATGTGTGAAGGGCCCCTTAGCACCCCCATTACCAGTGGCCTAGGCTGAAtggtggctgctctgcctggggtgAGGGACATCTGCTCTAGTGACGCCCATAGTTCTGCTCCCATCGCTGACAGTCACCTCACAATGGCAACAGGTGAAGTCTTGTGGCACTCCAGGGTATCATCCTGGATGATGCCGAGCACAATGCCTTCTGTGTTAACTACCCTACTACAGTGCCCTGAAAATGTCACCCAGGGCTACATAGGACCCCATGGAGAGACAGGAGGAGGCTCTTGTGCTCACCTGCTGAGTGCTGCACTCTTGCTAGAGGGGTCCAACATCCTGGACTGACTTACCTGGAATGAAGGCACCTCCCCGTCTCCCGGTGACACCATCTGCCAGGGTGCAGGGACACTGGCATTGAGTGAGAATCTATAGATGGCTGGTCTTCCCTTGCTCTTGGACTTGGAGATATACACAGTCCCCTGGagctctgaagaaaacagaggGCATGAGGTTTGGTGGTACTTCTCAATCAGTAAATCCTACTGACATGGACAGAGCAAAGGAGGGTTCTGGTCTGCTGtctgctctgggacagcaggcacagcttctgtcttctggcagcacagcacaccTTTCAAAGGCTATCACAAATACATCCTGAGCTGCAGTAATTCCTGATGGCTTATTAATTCATGCTGTCTTGGGATATGGCCCAATAACTGTTTTATCCTCAAAATCCCCTGCAAACAGGCTGAATTTACTCTCCTCATGACTTGCCAACAAGGTTGTGAACAGGAGTGGGATGTGAAAGCTTGGAGTTCCTAGCCCTGTACTCAGATCAGAGGGATATGACACTAGACTGTACTGCCACCTGGGTTATAGGACCATGTCCTGGAGAGCAGTAGGTATTAAGAAAAGGGGGATTTTGAAGATGCTCCATACATCCAGCACCAGCCTAGGGCTCAGTGGGGCAGGCTCTGAAGAGAATTATTCCCCATCAGCTATTCAGAGAGCATGTGGTTTAGTTTCTACCCCAGTGGATCCTTGGGCCCTGGCCCCAAATGTGGTCGGAGTCATCATGCCCCACTCACCTTGCTGCCCTGTATCACCCATGCTGCCTTTGCTTCCCCAAGGTGACCCTGAgcccctcttctttttttccatggaagttCGGATGTTGTTCTGCAAACTGTGGGGCTTTTCCTGAAACAAACCTGTCCCACGAGGTTAGTCAGGGAGGAAAGAGTGAACAGCATGAGAAAAGACCTACCAGCCCTGTACACACCACAGACTGCTGCTGAACACCAAACCCTAAGCAGGCAACACAGTGCCACAGACCCTCAGCTGGGCACTGACATGAGACCAGCACTTATGAGTAAAAGTAGTCAATTTTCATAGTCTATGAAGGGATTGctacagaagaaataaacagtTCATGGCTAAAGCAGGAAATACTTTTCTAAATACTCCACTCCTACAGGCAATTCAACCATCCCGCTCCCAATGTGTGCCTCCTTTCCACAGGGTCCATCCAATGTCCAATGAGATATTTGAACATTGTAGGTGTCTGCCTCACATTTCAGCTCCTCCAGTCCAGGGCttaggccaggctgggctgcaccCACCATGGTTTGGGGACCAGCATTCTCACCTGAGCAGGTAATGCAAGAGATGCCTTCAGCACTCAGGTTGTATTTCAGGTCCAGTAGCACCTGGATGTTTGTGTCTGGCCGGAACAAGACTGGAGCACGGCTAGCTGGATGGAGGTGGCTAGCAAAGAATATGGACAGGagcaaaacaaggagaaagagCCCTGCAAGGAGAAACCTGGGTAAGTGTGGGACCTTACATGCATTTCACACTTCAAACATACTCAGAGAGTAGGCATGTGGTAGAAAGATGgtattttcagctggaaaaagaacAGCCACTAAAGCACACTGGCATCTGGGCTTTCTTGTAATAAGCCCATGCCTGGAAAAAATTCTATCAGGATTTGCCACTTTAGATCTGAGtgagaagaaggggaaaagtcCCTTAGGGACTGACTATTCTGGGAGCACTCTTCCACTGTGTTAGAAACCATTTACCATGtcccttttcccacctcttGTCACTAATAATCAAGGCTTGAAGACTGATTGAAATGTCAAACCCTCTAAAATCCATGTAGATGCAATACCCGCCTCCTTCCTTACCCACAATCACCCATCTGCTCTTCACTGCAGACCACAGCACCCAgtgttccagcagctcctgcagatgAGTTATCAAGTGATCCCGGTTGCTCttctctgcagagagctgcagatTTTCTGGCATCACAGACACCAAGGGGACATCCCCTATTTCCAGGGAGACTAGAATAGAGAGAAATCAAAAGCAGTCTCAGTGTCTTGAGTGTCTCTTAGAGCTCTCTGCTCTCTTTTATCAAATCTtctgcaaggtgctgcacaACTCACTCAAGCTAAAGAGATGGAGTAAGACCCCGGCAGAGGCAGTGACTCACAGGATGTTATAAGAAGCATCTTTGTCAAGTCACTGCTATGCAACAGCTACACTTGTAAATCAATAGCTCAGTCGAAATCTATACTTCAGGCTATTCCTTCCTCTaccaaaccccacaaacacTGTCCACTGCATGCTTCTTGGGCCAAGCAGAATTTGTCCCTGTCCCACTAAATATGTCTTACTGCTAATTATACACAGCTGACTTCTTCCTGACTGCAGCCTGGCTCCTCCCTGATTCTCTTCTCTCCAGATCAGGGATGCCAAAGGGAACTGCCCCCTTCTCTGTGTGTGAGAAGTGGGCACTTGCTGTAGTGGGATGAAGCATGCCCGGCACACTGTACAGCCAACCTACAAACCACACTTGGTCACTGACTGGAACAAGCTGCTTTGCTTCTTTATAGTTCCCTGATCCCAGGGACCCTGGAGGAAAACATCCTGCTGtttgcagggaagggagggattaTTTCCATACATCAGCACTGCATGTGGCTCTGGCATACGAAGGAAGCACAAAGCCAGAGCATCTCTACCTGCTTGTCAAAGGCATCTCAGAGCCTTCCCTGCAGCAAGGGCTCTGCATATGCCATGGAATTGATTCAGTTACCTCCAGTTCCAGTTTGCTTCTAGGCCTGAAAGATACTCACTGCCCAGACCACTCCTCTTGgggattttaaaaggaagaaattccaGCAAGTTTTAAAAGCCAAGTACAAGAGAGCATGACCCTGTGAGCACCTTTTTCTTGGGATCAGGGCTGGAAGGATTATCTCCTGCTAACAAGAGATAGGGaatttctgggctttttttctagATTGCTTATGTGATCTCAGGCAAGTCACTGCCCTCTTCATACCATGATGGAGGAGCTGCTGTAGGGGGCTGATGCTGGAGAACAACAGTgttcttcctcctgcttcccaaatGCAGTGCTCCAAATgacagggaagaggggaaaactTTACTCCAAGGTGAGCTGTCCTGGCATTATGGATTAGATGTTTCATGGCTACATCCATGTCACAATCAGTGATTCCAGACAGAAAGCAGACCATGGTGGACCCAAGAGAATCAGCAAAGTAGTCAGAAAGCATGCATTGACACCCACTGAAGATCTCAAAGGAAAGTTACAACAAATACTGAATTCTGACTCCTACAACCTCCCATGATGGCACCATCTCCAACTTACAATTCAGGGAACTGAGGCAAGGATCAGTGTCAGGGGTAGGGAGAACTGCAGGATGAAGAGGGCAGTGTGATCCCCCTAAAGGCACCACACAGCAGACACATACCAGGCTCATCCTCAACGCTGAGGAGTGGGATGTCATCATCAAGGTAGGGAAGggtctctctgcctgctctggagGTGGCCTCTGAGGCAATGAAGAGATCTTCAGCTAGGTGCAAGGCATTCTTTTTGGTACACTTCTGACTGCAGCTGGATCGAAGCAGGAAAGGAGACAAAGGCAAGAGTTTTAAGCCACATACCCTGTGAAGTGGGCTCCTTCAGTGGCAAGGAGCACAGCCACAATCTGCTCCAACTACTTGGAAAGACGACAGGCACTGCCATGAGCAAATTCCATTTCTAAGTGGTGAGAGGACAAGGGCTGGGCTGGAtacacagagcagggctgagccatGGACACCGGGTGCTGAGTGACGGGAGTTTCAGCAGTTCGTCTCCCTGCTGATGAATAAAATCAGGCCAGGTCGTCTGCAGTGCtaaggagaaggggaagaggaaacgTGCTGACTTTCAAACACAAATCTCCATGTCCTGCTTGTGCTCACAGGAGGGAGCAATGGTGATCTGTCTGTGATGCAGGGCTTGTGTCTCCACTGCTTGAAGATTTAGCTGTGCATTAAGTGCTCCGAGGAAACAAATGGTCCAATGCTCCATAGGATTCAACCGAGAGGATTGACTGACATTGCAGAGTCTGGCTCATGGAAGACACCTGTGCATACACCAGAGAGAATGAGACTGGGACTTGACCCTTCCATTTTGCTCCAATCTGGAATGGTAGAACTTAAATTTCCCTTCTGTCAGAGCCAAAGCCAAGCTGCCTGAGGGGAATGAGGATAAACTGAGATGACAGGGAAGGAATTTGCATACCTCCTTGACTGCAAATTCCACAACTTCCCACCCACAGGCTCCAGGGCTCACCTGGCTTGGCAGGAGCTCTCTAATGGGGACACATAAAGGGTCCATATTCCAAGAGCAGCTGGCATGGTGAAGAGCACAGCtacccagcagcaggacacaatCAGTGACATGAAGAGTCCAAAGTCATGCACAGCTGGGATCTACATGAAGAGAGAGAACATGAGATTGGGATCAACTGGGGCAGGATTGCTGGAGAGACAGCAGGCAAGGAAGAAATATCTGGTGGAACCTGAGAATAGCACACGCTGACCTCAGTCATgattgttatgaatgtattgtgatgttggcttttcgcatgttacataattgttatgaatgtattgtgatgttggttttttcatgttccttaatgttagaaaaactttacctaggttctgcaatacatgatatagaatctctattgtttatgtagtcaatttagaaaagataggcagagaaagccttcacattcctggagtatcttatcagagaaagaAGACCcgaaaccagagagaaaaatttatggagggagcagagacagaatgGAGCCAAGaaggaagataaggctgatgggatgatacacagaaactccaaagaatttatgaatcatgcatgattgtaatgaatatgcaataagagatgtacttttaaagacgatcttttggatgcagaggtgtgcctttggctctgccGAAACACCCGGCcgtaataccctttttgctattgtctcctaattgtcccttttattaaactttccttaaaattttactaagagtgaacctcatttttcacaTGATAATCAGCAAGCCCGGTAGGTAAAGCACTGAGACAGAGCCTGGTGGCCACTGGATGCTGTTTGATCAGTGGCACAGAAGCATTTCCTTGGATAATCCACTGCCTTACAGCAGGTAAGAGACAGCCCTGTAAGAAGCAGGTCTGGCAGCCCACTGTGCTGAAGGAGAGGACAGATGGTGTTGGCAGGTTCCTGATCTACTAGGCCATTTGGCAGAAAtggaaaccccaaatcccaaaggt is from Corvus moneduloides isolate bCorMon1 chromosome 22, bCorMon1.pri, whole genome shotgun sequence and encodes:
- the DISP3 gene encoding protein dispatched homolog 3 encodes the protein MDTEDDPLLQDAWLEEEDEEVAFSSRKRQEGALLCGKSPCRVRPLCVTLPVSSFWNIVGWVFTNPYCAGFILFLGCAIPAVLAVVMFLHYPALDIDISYNAFEIRNHESSQRFDALALALKSQFGSWGRNRRDLADFTSETLQRLIFEQLQQLHLNASHLGVSARVKRSPPEGRMSSLQPQAHLSPGNQTSRIGRGAPRWDYSSTYISANTQTHAHWRIELIFLARGDSENNIFTTERLVTIHEVERKIMDHPRFREFCWKPHEVLKDLPLGSYSYCSPPSSLMTYFFPTERGGKIYYDGMGQDLADIQGSLELAMTHPEFYWYVDEGLSAENMKSSLLRSEILFGAPLPNYYSVEDRWEEQRRKFQNFVITYVAMLAKQSTSKVQVLYGGTDLFDYEVRRTFNNDMLLAFISSSCIAVLVYILTSCSVFLSFFGIASIGLSCLVALFLYHVVFGIQYLGILNGVAAFVIVGIGVDDVFVFINTYRQATHLKDLRLRMIHTIQTAGKATFFTSLTTAAAYAANIFSQIPAVHDFGLFMSLIVSCCWVAVLFTMPAALGIWTLYVSPLESSCQASCSQKCTKKNALHLAEDLFIASEATSRAGRETLPYLDDDIPLLSVEDEPVSLEIGDVPLVSVMPENLQLSAEKSNRDHLITHLQELLEHWVLWSAVKSRWVIVGLFLLVLLLSIFFASHLHPASRAPVLFRPDTNIQVLLDLKYNLSAEGISCITCSGLFQEKPHSLQNNIRTSMEKKKRGSGSPWGSKGSMGDTGQQELQGTVYISKSKSKGRPAIYRFSLNASVPAPWQMVSPGDGEVPSFQVYRVPFGNFTRKLTACVSTVGLLKQMSPRKWMMTTLSCDTKKGWKFDFSFYVASKEQQRTRKLYFAQSHKPPYHGRVCVAPPGCLLSSSPDGPNKGILYVPSEKAPKAKLSATSGFNPCMNTGCGKPAVRPLVDTGAMVFVVFGIRGVNRTRRPDNHVIGDMGSVIYDDSFDLFKEIGNLCHLCKAIASNSELVKPGGAQCLPSGYSISSFLQMLHPECKNIPEPNLLPGQLSHGAVGVKDGKVQWISMAFESTTYKGKSSFQTYADYLKWETFLQQQLQLFPEGSALRHGFQTCEHWKQIFMEIIGVQSALYGLVLSLVICVAAVAVFTTHILLLLPVLLSILGVVCLVVTIMYWSGWEMGAVEAISLSILVGSSVDYCVHLVEGYLLAGENLPLHQAEDPTVCRQWRTMEAVRHVGVAIVSSAVTTMIATVPLFFCIIAPFAKFGKIVALNTGVSILYTLTVSTALLSIMGPGTFIRSRTSCLKAVLGVLLTGLLGLCICLALLKSGYKIPLPNGTAL